The Thermococcus sp. genome includes the window TCCTCAGATGGAAGCTTCCTACTCCTCGCGAGGAGCTTGTACTCCTCCCAGAGTTCTTTGGGAGACTCATAGTGCAGGAGGAAGAACCTGACTGCTTCCTTGATGAACTCGCTCCTGCTTGAGAACTCCCCCCGCTCGACCAGTCTGTCTATCTCGCGCATCAGGCTAGGAGGAAAGCGAACGGAAACCTTCTCCGCAGTGGACATTCCATCACCGTAGGACAATAGTCGGACAAAATATATAAACGTTTTGAGGAAAGAGAGAACTCTCAGGGCTCCACGATCGTTCCGCTGTGCTTCCCTTTCACGACGTCAAAGAGATGGTACGCATCACGCTTGCCGACTATGTAGGTTCTTATCCGCCCGCGCTGGATGAACTTAGCAGCGAGAGCATCAACGACCCCACTGCCACCGGCTTTGCTCTCGGCCTCCATGGCTATCTCCACGAGTTGCTCCGGCGTTATCCTGTCGAGCTTTTTGGCATTCGGGTTCTTCCGCGGGTCGGAGTCGTAGACGCCGTCCACGTTGGTGACGACCACGAGAAGGTCGGCCTGCAGGTACTCGGCCAGAAGGGTTGCCACGGCATCTGTGGTGTGGCCAGGATGCGTCCCGCCCATTATCGGTATCTTCTTGAGCTGTATGACCTCCCAGGCCTTACGGAAGTCCTGGATTACGAAGGGATATGCCTTTTCTCCGAGCGCCGCTATCAGGAGCATCGCGTTTGCCCTTGTTATGTGAATTCCAATGTAGTCCTTGAATGTCTCGTTTGGTGTAAACTCCTTTGCGGCTTTGATGTATTCCCTTGCAACCTTTCCGCCGCCGACTACAACGGCCACCTCGTGGTCCTCGCTTATCTTGATGAGTTCGTACGCTATGGCCTTGATAAAATCGACGTCCGGATCATCTGGAACGAGAACAGAGCCACCTATGTCGAAGACTATTCTCATGACGACCCTCACGATGCTAATCGGGTTACTTTATAATCTTTTTTCTTGTTGTAAAAATGGCAATATGATTCAGCCTATCTGAAATGCCGAGCTTCTCAGCTCACTCCTCTCGAATCTGTACGGGTCATACCACTCCCACTCGAGCGGAACCTTTGAACATCCCTTTGAAATTAGTTCAGCAATCGCCTGCGCAACGGCAGGGGCCATCATGAAGCCGTGTCCAGAAAAGCCAGCCGATATGTAGAAGTTGTCAAGGAGTTTTCCGATGGCGGGGTTACTGTCGGGGGTTTTGGCATAGAACCCGGCCCACTGTCTGACTATGTGGGCATAGCGGAGAGGCGGGGCGATTTTCACGGCATAGCGGAGGACACCACGCAGAAAGTCATAGGTCGGCTCGTAGTCGTCGAGGCTCTTAGCTTTGTGCTCTATTCCGGCGCCACAGATTATTCCCCCGTCCTCTCCGTCCTGGATTATGTACGCATCGTCCCAGCTTGGCGGACAGACCAGAGGCTC containing:
- a CDS encoding ribbon-helix-helix domain-containing protein, which encodes MSTAEKVSVRFPPSLMREIDRLVERGEFSSRSEFIKEAVRFFLLHYESPKELWEEYKLLARSRKLPSEEEIEKLLEEVDEEWKRSRSS
- the pyrH gene encoding UMP kinase yields the protein MRIVFDIGGSVLVPDDPDVDFIKAIAYELIKISEDHEVAVVVGGGKVAREYIKAAKEFTPNETFKDYIGIHITRANAMLLIAALGEKAYPFVIQDFRKAWEVIQLKKIPIMGGTHPGHTTDAVATLLAEYLQADLLVVVTNVDGVYDSDPRKNPNAKKLDRITPEQLVEIAMEAESKAGGSGVVDALAAKFIQRGRIRTYIVGKRDAYHLFDVVKGKHSGTIVEP